One Campylobacter massiliensis DNA window includes the following coding sequences:
- a CDS encoding YolD-like family protein — MNKDRAKIFSSFNPLSTLEKALKAQEREKSEKLDLDESKIEEILNKISKLKPADKVKITYHDGQGYVSIEGLVSNVNLIDKSLTVVKTRVKFDDIYAVEVVS; from the coding sequence GTGAATAAGGACAGAGCCAAAATATTTAGCTCGTTTAATCCTCTCTCAACTCTAGAAAAAGCCCTAAAAGCGCAGGAGCGAGAAAAGAGCGAAAAGCTAGATCTTGACGAATCAAAAATAGAAGAAATCCTAAATAAAATAAGTAAACTAAAGCCCGCCGACAAGGTAAAAATCACGTATCACGACGGGCAAGGATACGTGAGCATAGAGGGGCTGGTTTCAAACGTAAATTTGATAGATAAAAGCCTAACTGTGGTAAAGACGAGAGTTAAATTTGACGATATCTACGCGGTTGAGGTTGTTTCGTGA
- the gmhA gene encoding D-sedoheptulose 7-phosphate isomerase — protein MKTEEMIKSELEGHLATIQATFALEADIKKACETAVATLKAGGKILLCGNGGSAADAQHIAAELTGRYKTERGALAGVALTTDTSALTAIGNDYGYEFVFSRQLEALGREGDLLIAISTSGNSGNVVKALELARKIGIKTIGLSGRTGGAMNELCELNLVVPSNDTPRIQEMHIMIGHIICQAIDDAF, from the coding sequence ATGAAGACTGAAGAGATGATAAAAAGCGAGCTAGAGGGACATCTAGCAACGATACAGGCAACCTTTGCGCTGGAAGCGGATATCAAAAAGGCCTGCGAAACGGCGGTAGCGACGCTAAAGGCGGGCGGTAAAATTTTACTTTGCGGAAACGGCGGAAGTGCAGCAGACGCGCAGCATATCGCAGCCGAGCTAACGGGTCGCTATAAAACCGAGCGCGGCGCGCTAGCTGGCGTAGCTCTAACGACCGATACTTCCGCGCTCACGGCGATCGGCAACGACTACGGATATGAGTTTGTTTTCTCGCGTCAGCTGGAGGCTCTGGGCCGCGAGGGTGATCTGCTTATAGCGATCTCTACTAGCGGAAATAGCGGCAACGTCGTAAAAGCGCTCGAGCTCGCGCGAAAAATCGGCATCAAAACCATCGGTCTAAGCGGCCGCACGGGAGGCGCTATGAACGAGCTTTGCGAGCTAAATTTGGTCGTGCCGTCAAACGACACGCCGCGCATTCAAGAGATGCACATAATGATAGGGCATATCATCTGCCAAGCTATCGACGATGCGTTTTAG
- a CDS encoding Y-family DNA polymerase — MKTQTPAYAVIDLKSFYASVECVERGLDPFEANLVVADATRGEGSVCLAVSPALKALGVKNRCRLFEIPKNIKYIIAQPRMQFYIDYAAKIYGIYLKYVAKEDIYVYSIDEAFIDLTSYLKFYKLEARAMAKMIMDDILKTTGVTPTCGMGTNLYLAKIALDILAKHSEDGIAFLDEALYKEKLWTHQPLNDFWRIGKQTRAKLERYGIFCMKDMANAPFSLLERVFGIDAYIALDHANGIEPTTIVDIKAYKPSTKSYFSSEILPRDYERLEALIVLKEMTDRLALKMINEEVRASGLTINIKFADKNEPAQRATVRFKTPSNIASVLMDAAQELYLKKIKNAGLIRQIGISANDVVKESKTERSLFEEENAKEKTVLKTLNKIKEKYGKNSILRAIDLLPEATGRDRNKKIGGHKSGE; from the coding sequence ATGAAAACCCAAACTCCAGCCTACGCCGTCATCGATCTAAAGTCCTTCTACGCCTCGGTCGAGTGCGTGGAGCGAGGACTTGATCCATTTGAGGCGAATTTAGTCGTCGCCGACGCCACTAGAGGCGAGGGCAGCGTGTGTTTAGCCGTTAGTCCCGCGCTAAAGGCGCTTGGTGTAAAAAACAGATGCAGGCTGTTTGAAATCCCTAAAAATATCAAATACATCATCGCTCAGCCCAGGATGCAGTTTTACATCGACTACGCGGCTAAAATTTACGGCATCTATCTAAAATACGTCGCCAAAGAGGACATCTACGTCTACTCCATCGACGAGGCGTTTATCGACCTTACTTCGTATCTAAAATTTTATAAACTAGAAGCCAGAGCCATGGCAAAGATGATAATGGACGACATCCTAAAAACAACGGGCGTAACGCCTACTTGCGGTATGGGGACGAATCTATATCTAGCCAAAATAGCCCTTGATATCCTAGCCAAACACAGTGAGGACGGTATCGCTTTTTTGGACGAAGCGCTCTATAAAGAAAAGCTCTGGACGCACCAGCCACTAAATGATTTTTGGCGCATAGGCAAGCAAACTAGGGCCAAGCTTGAGAGATACGGGATATTTTGTATGAAAGATATGGCAAACGCGCCATTTAGTCTGCTAGAAAGAGTGTTTGGCATCGACGCCTATATCGCGCTAGATCACGCAAACGGCATCGAGCCCACCACCATAGTCGACATCAAGGCCTATAAACCCTCGACCAAATCATATTTTAGCTCGGAAATTTTACCTAGAGACTACGAGAGACTAGAGGCTCTAATCGTGCTAAAAGAGATGACCGATAGGCTAGCTCTAAAGATGATAAACGAGGAGGTGCGGGCTAGCGGGCTCACGATAAATATCAAATTCGCCGATAAAAACGAGCCCGCGCAAAGAGCTACGGTAAGGTTTAAAACCCCGAGTAATATCGCTAGCGTACTCATGGACGCAGCACAAGAGCTATATCTAAAAAAGATAAAAAACGCAGGCCTCATAAGGCAAATCGGCATATCTGCAAACGACGTCGTAAAGGAAAGCAAAACCGAAAGAAGCCTCTTTGAAGAAGAAAACGCAAAAGAAAAAACAGTGCTAAAAACCCTAAATAAGATAAAAGAAAAATACGGCAAAAACTCCATCCTAAGGGCTATCGACCTGCTGCCTGAAGCCACCGGACGAGATAGAAATAAAAAGATAGGAGGGCACAAAAGCGGTGAATAA
- the rfaE1 gene encoding D-glycero-beta-D-manno-heptose-7-phosphate kinase, which produces MREVRALVVGDLMLDHYIWGSCERISPEAPVQVVKIKNETKRLGGAGNVVLNLLSLGAKVGVMSVLGDDETGDEIEWILREQGARAEFIKREKGRTSSIKSRVMATHQQVVRIDKESVEAVTCEDELAANFARALEGYDVALLSDYGKGVLTPSLCQKLIKACADAGKPVLIDPKGADYSKYKGATLLTPNKKEAGEAVGFKIENDEQLFTALNLLKTELNLTHSLITISEEGIALLDDGRAVKFPALAKEVFDVTGAGDTVLATLGVMLGAGEGIKKAIETANLAAAVVVAKVGSATASFEEINELVRRKNAAGFEEKIKSADELAATLANRGEKRLVFTNGCFDILHAGHVSYLAKAREFGDILVVGLNSDASVRALKGDARPVNAQADRATVLAALGAVDYVTIFDELTPLNLIEKLRPDVLVKGADYEGKEVVGSSIVKDVRLVDFVAGKSTSATIKRIKNED; this is translated from the coding sequence ATGCGTGAAGTACGTGCTTTGGTCGTGGGCGATCTGATGCTCGATCACTACATCTGGGGCAGCTGCGAGCGTATTTCGCCGGAAGCTCCCGTGCAGGTGGTAAAGATAAAAAACGAAACCAAACGCCTAGGCGGAGCGGGCAACGTGGTGCTAAATTTGCTTTCACTAGGCGCAAAAGTTGGCGTCATGAGCGTGCTCGGAGACGACGAAACGGGTGACGAGATAGAGTGGATCCTCCGAGAGCAGGGCGCTAGGGCTGAGTTTATAAAAAGAGAAAAAGGACGCACGAGCTCGATAAAAAGCCGCGTGATGGCGACGCATCAACAAGTCGTGCGCATCGATAAAGAAAGTGTCGAAGCCGTAACGTGCGAGGACGAGCTGGCGGCAAATTTCGCCCGCGCACTAGAGGGCTACGACGTCGCGCTGCTATCGGACTACGGCAAGGGCGTGCTAACGCCGTCGCTGTGCCAAAAGCTCATAAAAGCATGCGCGGATGCCGGCAAGCCCGTGCTAATCGATCCAAAGGGCGCGGACTACTCAAAGTACAAGGGCGCTACGCTACTAACGCCCAATAAAAAAGAAGCGGGCGAGGCTGTGGGCTTTAAGATAGAAAACGACGAGCAGCTTTTTACAGCGCTAAATTTGCTAAAAACCGAGCTAAATTTGACCCATTCGCTGATAACGATCTCGGAGGAGGGCATCGCGCTTTTAGATGACGGACGGGCGGTTAAATTTCCTGCTCTGGCAAAAGAGGTCTTTGACGTCACGGGCGCGGGAGATACGGTGCTAGCGACGCTGGGCGTGATGCTGGGTGCGGGCGAAGGTATCAAAAAGGCGATCGAGACGGCAAATTTAGCCGCCGCAGTCGTCGTGGCTAAGGTCGGCTCAGCCACGGCTAGCTTTGAGGAGATAAATGAGCTCGTGCGCCGTAAAAATGCGGCAGGCTTCGAGGAAAAAATAAAAAGCGCGGATGAACTGGCCGCGACGCTGGCAAACCGCGGCGAAAAGCGGCTCGTTTTTACAAACGGCTGCTTTGACATCCTGCACGCGGGACACGTGAGCTATCTAGCTAAGGCGCGGGAATTTGGCGATATACTAGTCGTTGGGCTAAACTCCGATGCCTCGGTGCGCGCGCTAAAAGGCGACGCTCGCCCCGTAAACGCGCAAGCCGACCGCGCTACCGTGCTAGCGGCTCTCGGGGCGGTTGATTACGTGACGATATTTGACGAGCTAACGCCTCTAAATTTGATCGAAAAGCTGCGTCCCGACGTGCTTGTAAAGGGTGCCGACTACGAAGGTAAAGAGGTCGTGGGAAGCAGCATAGTAAAAGACGTGCGGCTAGTGGATTTTGTAGCCGGCAAAAGCACGAGCGCGACGATAAAAAGGATAAAAAATGAAGACTGA
- a CDS encoding NAD(P)H-dependent oxidoreductase — translation MKTLVILSHPNLAASRVNKALSQVAKSAADAKVRHLERLYGLDIARIDARAEQDALAGAERIVFLYPMYWLNVPPMLKAYIDIVFSHELVGSGALKGKVLQLALSVSTPLDEYSKQGAIGFSLDEILTPLKIAANYCGMDFAVPFISSGFEPGEFGDDAVDAAATRFGKLLRGELSPNEYQI, via the coding sequence ATGAAAACGCTAGTTATCTTATCGCACCCAAATCTCGCCGCATCTCGCGTAAACAAAGCCTTGTCACAGGTAGCAAAGTCCGCCGCGGACGCTAAAGTGCGCCATTTGGAGAGGCTTTACGGCCTAGATATCGCGCGCATAGACGCCCGCGCAGAGCAAGACGCGTTGGCGGGTGCCGAGCGCATCGTATTTTTGTACCCGATGTACTGGCTAAACGTGCCGCCTATGCTAAAAGCCTATATCGACATCGTCTTTTCGCACGAGTTGGTGGGTTCCGGCGCGCTTAAAGGCAAGGTCTTGCAGCTTGCGCTAAGCGTCAGCACCCCGCTTGACGAATACTCTAAGCAAGGCGCTATCGGCTTTAGCTTGGATGAGATTTTAACGCCGCTTAAGATCGCGGCAAACTACTGCGGGATGGACTTTGCCGTGCCGTTTATCAGTAGCGGATTTGAGCCGGGCGAGTTTGGCGACGATGCCGTAGATGCCGCAGCCACGCGCTTTGGCAAGCTTTTACGAGGAGAGCTAAGTCCTAACGAGTATCAAATTTAG
- the gmhB gene encoding D-glycero-beta-D-manno-heptose 1,7-bisphosphate 7-phosphatase — MDKTVFKAAPKKALFLDRDGVINEDAGYVYRREDFVFKEGIFAALREFAQAGYALVVVTNQSGIGRGYYTQKQFDELCGFMLGEFEKEGVKIEKIYFCPHAPEALCSCRKPKPGMLLKAANELNIDLARSIMIGDKDSDVQAGQSAGVGVNLKLGDRLKSVAEALEFLKKEGKI; from the coding sequence ATGGATAAAACAGTGTTTAAAGCAGCGCCCAAAAAGGCGCTATTTCTTGATCGCGACGGCGTGATAAACGAGGATGCGGGCTATGTTTATAGGCGCGAGGATTTCGTTTTTAAAGAGGGCATTTTTGCCGCTTTGAGGGAATTTGCTCAGGCGGGCTACGCGCTAGTCGTGGTGACGAATCAATCAGGCATCGGGCGAGGCTACTACACGCAAAAGCAGTTTGACGAGCTTTGCGGCTTTATGCTTGGCGAGTTTGAAAAAGAGGGCGTAAAGATAGAGAAAATTTACTTTTGCCCGCATGCGCCGGAGGCTCTTTGTAGCTGTCGCAAGCCAAAGCCAGGCATGCTATTAAAGGCCGCAAACGAGCTAAACATCGACCTTGCGCGCTCAATCATGATAGGCGACAAGGATAGCGACGTGCAGGCGGGGCAAAGTGCGGGCGTAGGGGTAAATTTAAAGCTTGGCGACCGGCTAAAAAGCGTGGCTGAGGCGCTAGAGTTTTTAAAAAAAGAAGGAAAAATATGA
- a CDS encoding c-type cytochrome: MKIYHIATAVLALNLSLLAADGAAIYKKCAACHGEKADAKYANKVPALTSISKEDRIKALQSYKDGSNNAFGMGKVMQLHAKNLSDEDMAAVSEYIDSLK; encoded by the coding sequence ATGAAAATCTATCACATTGCAACTGCCGTTTTGGCGTTAAATTTATCTCTGCTTGCGGCCGATGGCGCGGCTATTTACAAAAAATGCGCAGCCTGTCACGGCGAAAAAGCGGACGCAAAATACGCAAACAAAGTGCCTGCGCTAACTAGCATCAGCAAAGAGGACCGCATAAAAGCACTACAAAGCTACAAAGACGGCTCAAACAACGCCTTTGGCATGGGCAAAGTCATGCAACTGCACGCCAAAAACCTAAGCGACGAGGATATGGCGGCTGTTAGCGAGTATATCGATAGCTTGAAATAA
- a CDS encoding c-type cytochrome: protein MKKLIVVSGAAALLAGSLFAADGATLYKKCAACHGPKAEKVYLNKVPALNTLSKEEIAESLKGYKAGTLDKFKSAAMMKPIAKPLSDDDIAALSEYIPTLK, encoded by the coding sequence ATGAAAAAACTAATCGTTGTTTCAGGTGCAGCCGCATTGCTAGCGGGTAGCCTATTTGCCGCTGACGGCGCGACTCTTTACAAAAAATGCGCAGCCTGTCACGGACCGAAAGCGGAAAAAGTGTATCTAAATAAAGTTCCTGCGCTTAACACGCTTTCAAAAGAAGAGATCGCCGAGAGCCTAAAAGGCTATAAAGCAGGCACTCTAGATAAATTTAAAAGCGCAGCTATGATGAAGCCTATCGCAAAACCACTTAGCGACGACGACATCGCAGCTCTATCAGAGTACATCCCTACTCTAAAATAA
- the waaF gene encoding lipopolysaccharide heptosyltransferase II has product MRILIELPTWLGDAVMASAAVEAIAKHAEAFDAGNLTGKFEDPGEPDFSFSSQNFGSVTQEIQIFKNDTPNLDGKFEADRGENLTANAQENQNPQNLQKEAQEQVKIVFFGSFAACELFKAHPNCERVIADNSKKAKFRLWRLFWQARNLGKFDAAFSFRSSFSSKILLFGARAGRKFIFQKNNDSAHQVQKYLKFVKAALNLKRADDELKLYFEPRKFDAPVLGLNPGASYGSAKRWYPAYFAQVALHFKDKFKIMIFGGAGERDICEQIEQILRENGAECENLAGKTSVRELCEMIGGIGQSGGIFVTNDSGPMHIAAAYKTPTIALFGPTRFTQTCPWRNENARILHLNLECMPCMKRACPLKTHACMKDLSPQAVIQTIEREFFAKAQGD; this is encoded by the coding sequence GTGCGAATCTTGATTGAGCTACCGACCTGGCTGGGCGATGCCGTGATGGCAAGCGCCGCGGTAGAGGCTATCGCAAAGCACGCGGAAGCGTTTGATGCGGGGAATTTGACGGGCAAATTTGAGGACCCAGGCGAGCCGGATTTTAGCTTTTCGTCGCAAAATTTCGGCTCGGTAACGCAAGAAATTCAAATTTTTAAAAACGATACGCCAAATTTGGACGGTAAATTTGAAGCTGACCGCGGCGAAAATTTGACCGCAAACGCGCAAGAAAATCAAAATCCGCAAAATTTACAAAAAGAGGCACAAGAGCAAGTCAAAATCGTATTTTTCGGCTCGTTTGCAGCGTGCGAGCTTTTTAAAGCTCATCCAAACTGCGAACGCGTCATCGCGGATAACAGCAAAAAGGCTAAATTTAGGCTCTGGCGGCTATTTTGGCAGGCTAGAAATCTCGGTAAATTCGACGCGGCGTTTAGCTTTAGAAGCTCGTTTTCGAGTAAAATTTTGCTTTTCGGAGCGCGGGCGGGGCGAAAATTTATTTTCCAAAAGAACAACGATAGCGCGCATCAGGTGCAAAAATATCTAAAATTCGTCAAAGCCGCGTTAAATTTAAAACGAGCTGACGACGAGCTAAAGCTTTACTTTGAGCCGCGTAAATTTGACGCGCCCGTGCTCGGGCTAAATCCGGGCGCTAGCTACGGAAGCGCCAAACGCTGGTATCCGGCCTACTTCGCGCAGGTGGCGCTGCATTTTAAAGATAAATTTAAGATTATGATTTTCGGCGGCGCGGGCGAGCGGGATATATGCGAGCAGATCGAGCAAATTTTACGCGAAAACGGCGCGGAGTGCGAAAATCTAGCGGGCAAAACGAGCGTGCGCGAGCTTTGCGAGATGATCGGCGGCATCGGACAAAGCGGCGGTATATTCGTCACGAACGACAGCGGCCCGATGCATATCGCAGCAGCCTACAAGACGCCTACGATCGCGCTTTTTGGGCCAACGAGATTTACGCAGACCTGTCCGTGGCGCAACGAAAACGCCCGCATCTTACACCTAAATCTAGAGTGTATGCCGTGCATGAAGCGCGCCTGCCCGCTAAAAACTCACGCCTGCATGAAGGATCTCTCGCCGCAAGCCGTTATCCAGACGATCGAGCGAGAGTTTTTTGCCAAAGCGCAAGGAGATTAG
- a CDS encoding glycosyltransferase family 4 protein, producing the protein MKKIVFLRLDLDAIGGAQRDLSRLVKALKDSGVACETRGFNGSKKLSSWIKALLFNSQAKRQKGADEIYFSLERITCADIYRAGDGVHKVYMKTKPFWFTNPLNFVIPYLEKRTFKNAKKIIANSNFIKRQICETYGIADEKIAVVYNGVNLPMRVQKGSAKLALCEEFGLDFHLPTLLFVGSGFKRKGAEEFLRIAARLKTRVNCLIVGRDKNAARYKNLAKELGLNAVFTGAQKNAARFYEGSELFLFPTAYEPFSNVVLEALSYGCVAITTAQNGAAEILPGEFVMSSPQDYGICALIDEILNDDKRLAMLQERNLALASEFSIEKNANATLEIVRANLD; encoded by the coding sequence ATGAAAAAAATAGTATTTTTAAGGCTCGATCTGGACGCTATCGGCGGGGCGCAGAGGGATCTCTCGCGGCTCGTTAAGGCTCTAAAAGACTCGGGCGTTGCGTGCGAGACGCGCGGATTTAACGGCAGCAAAAAGCTAAGCTCGTGGATCAAAGCTCTGCTTTTTAACTCGCAAGCAAAGCGGCAAAAGGGTGCGGACGAGATTTATTTTAGCCTTGAGCGCATCACCTGCGCCGACATCTACCGAGCGGGCGACGGCGTGCATAAAGTCTATATGAAAACCAAGCCTTTTTGGTTCACAAATCCCCTAAATTTCGTCATTCCCTACCTTGAGAAGCGCACTTTTAAAAATGCCAAAAAAATCATCGCCAACTCAAATTTCATAAAGCGTCAAATTTGCGAAACCTACGGCATCGCAGATGAAAAGATCGCAGTCGTCTATAACGGCGTAAATTTGCCTATGCGCGTGCAAAAAGGCTCAGCAAAGCTCGCTCTTTGCGAGGAGTTCGGGCTTGATTTTCACCTGCCGACACTGCTGTTTGTGGGAAGCGGCTTTAAACGCAAGGGCGCGGAGGAGTTTTTACGCATCGCGGCTCGTCTAAAAACGCGCGTAAACTGCCTGATCGTCGGCCGCGACAAAAACGCCGCCCGCTACAAAAATCTAGCCAAGGAGCTAGGGTTAAACGCTGTATTTACGGGCGCTCAAAAAAACGCGGCGAGATTTTACGAAGGCAGCGAGCTGTTTTTGTTTCCGACTGCTTACGAGCCCTTTTCAAACGTCGTTTTAGAGGCGCTTAGCTACGGCTGCGTCGCTATCACGACCGCTCAAAACGGCGCGGCGGAGATATTGCCTGGGGAATTTGTGATGAGCTCGCCGCAAGACTACGGTATCTGCGCTCTGATCGACGAGATCCTAAACGATGACAAACGCCTCGCAATGCTGCAAGAGCGAAATTTGGCGCTTGCTAGCGAGTTTAGCATCGAAAAAAACGCGAACGCGACGCTGGAGATAGTGCGTGCGAATCTTGATTGA
- the ccoS gene encoding cbb3-type cytochrome oxidase assembly protein CcoS, with amino-acid sequence MSGAVVAMMIGVSTLLGACGLAALLWGLKTRQFDDERKFLDGTKFDDEDALNDAYELELRRKEKGYRPPD; translated from the coding sequence ATGAGCGGGGCGGTCGTGGCGATGATGATCGGCGTCTCTACGCTGCTTGGCGCGTGCGGGCTGGCGGCGCTGCTGTGGGGGCTTAAAACTAGGCAGTTTGACGACGAGCGAAAGTTTTTGGACGGGACGAAATTTGACGACGAAGATGCGCTAAACGACGCCTATGAGCTAGAGCTTCGCCGCAAAGAAAAGGGCTACAGGCCGCCTGATTGA
- the rfaD gene encoding ADP-glyceromanno-heptose 6-epimerase → MKDIKKVVITGAAGFIGSNLAHYFDENLKDVEVLAVDKFRSDEKFSNGNLKSFGHFKNLLGFSGEIYEGDINCAKTLAMIEKFAPDAIFHEAAISDTTVTEQGELMRTNLNSFKDLLYICEKTGARMIYASSGATYGNAKSPQRVGECEAPNNVYGFSKLKMDDLGRKYAKRGVAVVGLRYFNVYGAREFYKNKTASMVLQFGLQILSGKNPRLFEGSDKIKRDFVYIKDIVQANLLALNAPSGVYNAATGTARSFQEIVDILQRELGSNLPCEYIPNPYARSYQFHTQADIEPTKKALGYEPKFSLEEGIKDYAAEIKRIYEEETNA, encoded by the coding sequence ATGAAAGATATAAAAAAGGTCGTAATAACGGGCGCTGCGGGCTTCATCGGCTCAAATTTGGCGCATTATTTCGATGAAAATTTAAAAGACGTAGAAGTGCTCGCCGTGGATAAATTTAGAAGCGACGAGAAATTTAGCAACGGAAACCTCAAAAGCTTCGGGCATTTTAAAAATTTGCTCGGCTTTTCGGGGGAAATTTACGAGGGCGACATAAATTGCGCAAAGACGCTAGCTATGATCGAGAAATTCGCCCCAGACGCGATCTTTCACGAGGCGGCGATCTCGGATACTACGGTAACCGAGCAAGGTGAGCTAATGAGGACTAATCTAAATAGCTTTAAAGACCTACTATATATCTGCGAAAAAACGGGCGCGCGCATGATATACGCAAGCTCGGGTGCCACATACGGCAACGCAAAAAGCCCGCAAAGAGTCGGTGAATGCGAAGCGCCAAATAACGTCTACGGCTTTTCAAAGCTAAAAATGGACGATCTGGGACGAAAATACGCTAAAAGAGGCGTTGCGGTCGTGGGGCTGAGATACTTTAACGTCTACGGCGCGAGGGAGTTTTATAAAAACAAAACCGCCTCGATGGTGCTGCAGTTTGGTCTGCAAATTTTGAGCGGGAAAAATCCGCGCCTCTTTGAGGGTAGCGACAAAATCAAGCGCGACTTCGTTTATATAAAAGACATCGTGCAGGCAAACCTGCTCGCTCTAAACGCACCAAGCGGCGTGTATAACGCGGCGACGGGCACGGCAAGAAGCTTCCAAGAGATCGTGGATATCTTGCAGCGCGAGCTGGGGTCAAATTTGCCTTGCGAATACATCCCAAACCCGTATGCGCGCTCATATCAGTTTCATACGCAAGCCGATATCGAGCCGACCAAAAAGGCGCTGGGATACGAGCCTAAATTTAGCCTAGAAGAGGGCATAAAAGACTACGCAGCCGAGATAAAAAGGATATATGAGGAAGAAACAAATGCGTGA